The genome window TTTCAATTAGAATTCGTTTTTTTCccgattaataaaattaattgaagttgTGGTGCATGGAACGTGCAGTgtagaataaatattaaatgcAATTGAAGCATTGAGTTGCATGAATCCAGAGGAGAGTCACATGAAATAAGCGTATAAGTAAAGCCTATATATAACGTTGACAATCTAAACCTCTGCAGCCAGGAACTAAATTTAATACCAAACGTAAATGAATCTTGTTTACAAATAATGCAGCTCCCCTTTGATTATTACTTCTCCAATCCCCCCTTTCTCTCTCACGTTGACTTTCGAGATGTTTGAATCTCCAAATAATCATTTCAACGGTTATGGCGGATCATATTTTGTCTGTCACAATCTTCTCTGCTTAGCATAGTGCATTTCAGGAAGAAGATGAATAGTACAACAAGCTCCGGGGGATTTCTTGGCTCGAATAATATAGGTGGTTTCGGCTATGGCATTGGATTGTCGGTGGGAATTCTGTTACTCATAACAACAATTACACTGGCTTCATATTTTTGCTCCCGGGTTCAAACGACACCACCTGACACTGGCGCTAACAGGGTGATCCTGGTGGAGCCGCCTCACCCTCAGCACATTGCGCTGGAGGTGGGGCTCGACAAGGAAACGCTGAACAGTTATCCAAAGCTGCGTTACTCAGAGGCAAAGCTGGTGAATAATAAAGACTCCACCGCGACATGTTGCTCCATATGTCTGGGGGACTATAAGAGTAGTGACATGCTAAGGTTACTTCCAGACTGTGGACATTTGTTTCATCTCAAGTGTGTTGACCCTTGGTTGCGATCCCACCCCACGTGTCCTGTTTGTAGAACATCTCCATTGCCAACACCGCTCTCGACTCCGTTGGCTGAGGTTGTTCCGTTGGCAACAAGAAGGGATATTGGATAGCAAGTCATTTTTGAGGTGGTTTCTTTTGTTGCTGAAAGCAGCACACCAACAGTCTTTCTCTATTCTGTATACAGCAGTTCATGAAATTTAATAGTTATCTTTATCAATGGATTTGGTACTCCTTTTTGTGTTCTATACACATATTAGCTGTATATCCCAGTTTCTTAGATTGTGAAGGTTAGATAATCGGCTTTAGAAATTAGTATATCTTCTCTTTAAAATGGATATTGACCAATAGCTTATACACAACTTTATTTTCGGCATGCCACATAGATTTTTAACTAAGAGTTCTGTAgagctggagatgctcttacaagtGCTTTCTTGGAATGCGTATGCTAAAGTTCAAGATGTTTAGTTATGATTTTAGCCCTTCAAACatcaaaataaacaataaagaAAAAAGTGTAGCATCAGTATCAAATTTCCAAGcaaacaaattatatttgagGGCATTAATAGAGTCTTACCATGTCAATTCTGGAATTGCCTTTTTCTTTGAATCATGTCGAGATACACTGCCAACCCTAGAAAAAgctgtaaaaaaatttaaaactttagATAAAAACCTGAACTTCTTACAGTAACTGCAAACGAAACATCTAGTTATATATCAGCTTCACACAGCATGAATAGAATATGGTATCAAATAAGACTGCTACTTAAGAGCAAAAATATTCAATGTGCCAATTAGgaacaaatatatacaatgGGACAGAAACGCATCTTAAAAGAGTTTCAACACAACCGCTTACaaaacaaaagtaaaaaaaaatatattttacaatcaTATGTCCGACTTAAAATGTAGGCATACAGTCCTTGGACATGGGAAGAGGGAATTCACGAAACCACTGATGGTTAAGAGCCGCATCAGCTGTTATCCTCTTCTCCGGGTCACACGTTAGCATACTGTTCAGCAAGTCAAAACCAGCATTAGAAAGGGGTGGCGTTCCAGTAAAAGATGCAGCTGGAAATTTTTTGTGCAACAAATTATTTGGCTGCTTGACAAACCTCACCTTGGCTTTGGGGAGTTCTGAAAAACCAGGCCAACTAGTCTCATTAGGTGTGCCTAGCATTCTGAATATCTTGTCAATCTGATTGATTTCGGTATCCCCATTGAACAAGGGTCGATTTAACAAAAGCTCAGCCATGATACAACCCACAGACCACATGTCAACTGCAGCTGAATATCGTTTTGCCCCTAATAATAGTTCAGGTGCTCTGTACCAAAGAGTAACAACCAGTTGAGTGTAAGGTTTAGCTGGGCTCCCATATTGTCGAGCCATCCCCAAGTCACATATCTTCAGCTCACCACGACTATTTAGAAGCAAATTTGAAGTCTTCAAATCTCTGTGAAGAACCCAATTGTCATGAAGATACTTTACTCCCTGAAGCAGTTGGAGCATAAGGCACTTAACTTCACTTTGACAAAATGGCTGTTTCTTTCTATCCATCACTGCTTTGAGGTCATGATCCATGTATTCCATTACCAAGAAACAGCAGTCAGACGTGGAACCTTCAACTACTTCTTTGAGATCGATAATTGATGGGTGATCAGAAGAAAGAAGAATGTTGATTTCTCTTAAAGCCGTCAGAGGAAACCCTTCCTCACTGTCATTATTTATCTT of Daucus carota subsp. sativus chromosome 3, DH1 v3.0, whole genome shotgun sequence contains these proteins:
- the LOC108214820 gene encoding RING-H2 finger protein ATL70, coding for MNSTTSSGGFLGSNNIGGFGYGIGLSVGILLLITTITLASYFCSRVQTTPPDTGANRVILVEPPHPQHIALEVGLDKETLNSYPKLRYSEAKLVNNKDSTATCCSICLGDYKSSDMLRLLPDCGHLFHLKCVDPWLRSHPTCPVCRTSPLPTPLSTPLAEVVPLATRRDIG
- the LOC108214819 gene encoding cyclin-dependent kinase G-2 isoform X1, whose amino-acid sequence is MAPRNSGRAAELSGLRMENRKRKYSPTVWDRDTNVCKLSSNTGISSRNLLTNTFLSTSSFRVSTGFRESGPPAKSVVDVVSGGCVEDGVLGQYGGRKKSEHEGCAEVHSVRSGRWVDDVEDGEISDSPAHKGMKHITAEMGVSRELTSPLFVEHEREGSEGKSSGLSDKRSDHSTLTDECDMEIDGQQNYGDSTEGHLSSRPEDERGFWETPETGAPLQRSANMLQACRNVDNFEKIRKIGEGTYGVVYKARNKITGEIVALKKVKINNDSEEGFPLTALREINILLSSDHPSIIDLKEVVEGSTSDCCFLVMEYMDHDLKAVMDRKKQPFCQSEVKCLMLQLLQGVKYLHDNWVLHRDLKTSNLLLNSRGELKICDLGMARQYGSPAKPYTQLVVTLWYRAPELLLGAKRYSAAVDMWSVGCIMAELLLNRPLFNGDTEINQIDKIFRMLGTPNETSWPGFSELPKAKVRFVKQPNNLLHKKFPAASFTGTPPLSNAGFDLLNSMLTCDPEKRITADAALNHQWFREFPLPMSKDCMPTF